From Sinorhizobium sp. RAC02, a single genomic window includes:
- a CDS encoding DeoR/GlpR family DNA-binding transcription regulator: MDQLAEELTVSRETIRRDLVGLDELGRIQKFHGGAKLRSIAATEMGGEGPFAARMAENLPAKRQIAKAAASLLSPGDSLFIDTGTTTVLFAEAIAGLSGLTVITNSIRIASLVSAGGENKVFLIGGAFSMDASETVGSLAVEQIGRFRARHAFLTVGAIDGTGLLDFDEAETQIARAMIERVETVTVLADASKFNKRGIFEVTGWDQIGRLVTDTEPPPNITQAIEAAGASSIITTRY; encoded by the coding sequence GTGGACCAACTTGCTGAGGAGCTCACGGTCTCCCGCGAGACGATCCGCAGGGATCTTGTCGGCCTCGACGAGTTAGGCAGGATTCAGAAATTCCATGGCGGTGCTAAGCTCCGCTCCATCGCTGCGACCGAGATGGGTGGCGAAGGCCCATTTGCCGCGCGCATGGCGGAAAACCTCCCGGCCAAACGCCAGATCGCAAAGGCGGCCGCGAGCCTTCTCTCCCCAGGTGACAGTCTTTTCATCGATACGGGGACAACGACGGTTCTGTTCGCCGAAGCCATCGCCGGATTGTCAGGTCTGACAGTGATCACGAACAGCATCCGCATCGCTTCGCTCGTATCTGCCGGCGGTGAAAACAAAGTCTTCCTGATCGGTGGTGCGTTCAGCATGGACGCGTCGGAGACAGTAGGCTCGTTAGCGGTCGAGCAGATTGGCCGCTTTCGAGCGCGCCACGCGTTCCTGACCGTCGGCGCCATCGACGGAACTGGCCTACTGGACTTCGACGAGGCAGAAACGCAGATCGCCCGAGCGATGATCGAGCGGGTCGAGACGGTGACGGTGCTCGCTGATGCCTCGAAATTCAACAAGCGCGGGATATTCGAGGTTACCGGCTGGGATCAAATTGGCCGCCTCGTCACAGACACCGAACCACCGCCAAACATCACTCAGGCCATTGAAGCGGCCGGTGCTTCCTCCATCATCACAACCCGATATTGA
- a CDS encoding NAD(P)/FAD-dependent oxidoreductase: MNAQSQLSGSEFFDVAIIGAGIVGCAVARRFALAGAKVALIEKGSDILSGASKANSAILHTGFDAPNGSLELALVQAGRQEYLDIHQDMNLPLVETSALVCAWTADEALKLEGIAEQGRQNGVDRLRLLTSAEARTVEPGLADNLVAALHVLDEHVIDPWSAPLAYVNQAIALGATVLRQCEVRAGAFDGEWRLETNQGGIRSKWVVNAAGLFGDHVDTCLGFQSEFQIKPRKGQFVVLDKAASRQLKTIILPVPNEITKGVVVCPTAFGNILVGPTAEEQDDRIRATVEHDTLEALVALGSKLVPGLAHIPVTAVYAGLRPATEKKEYRVIHRAEHNAITLGGIRSTGLSSALGLAQHALNLHGGADRGEFSSKATPKVCMPNLAESRSRDWQAENHGDIVCHCEMVTRREIEATLSSPLPPGDFGGLRRRTRAGMGCCQGFYCNAKLAEISKGCLATPLAVDQEGGK, from the coding sequence GTGAACGCACAATCGCAACTATCCGGTAGTGAGTTTTTCGACGTCGCGATCATCGGTGCAGGCATCGTCGGCTGTGCGGTTGCCCGGCGGTTCGCTCTCGCGGGCGCGAAAGTCGCGCTCATCGAGAAGGGCTCGGACATTCTTTCGGGGGCTTCCAAAGCAAACAGCGCGATCCTTCACACGGGTTTCGATGCGCCGAACGGAAGCCTCGAACTCGCATTGGTTCAGGCCGGGCGACAGGAATACCTCGATATCCATCAGGACATGAATTTACCCCTGGTCGAAACAAGCGCTCTTGTTTGCGCCTGGACTGCCGATGAAGCATTGAAACTCGAAGGGATCGCCGAGCAGGGTCGCCAGAACGGGGTCGACCGTCTCCGGTTGTTGACCTCCGCAGAAGCGCGAACTGTCGAGCCCGGATTGGCAGACAATTTGGTTGCGGCACTTCATGTTCTTGACGAACACGTCATCGATCCGTGGTCTGCACCCCTTGCCTACGTCAACCAAGCAATTGCCCTTGGGGCAACCGTCCTGCGCCAGTGCGAGGTGCGGGCAGGGGCATTCGACGGAGAGTGGCGGCTCGAAACCAACCAGGGCGGCATCAGGTCAAAATGGGTAGTCAACGCAGCCGGTCTATTCGGCGACCACGTTGATACCTGTCTGGGTTTCCAGTCCGAATTCCAGATAAAGCCTCGCAAAGGTCAATTCGTCGTCCTCGACAAGGCGGCATCGCGCCAGTTGAAGACGATCATTCTCCCCGTGCCGAACGAAATCACCAAGGGGGTCGTTGTCTGTCCCACGGCATTCGGCAACATCCTGGTCGGTCCCACCGCCGAAGAACAGGACGATCGCATCCGGGCTACGGTCGAACACGACACACTCGAGGCTCTCGTCGCGCTTGGAAGCAAGCTTGTCCCCGGTCTGGCCCACATTCCGGTCACGGCGGTCTATGCGGGTCTGCGTCCCGCAACGGAGAAGAAGGAATACCGGGTCATCCATCGCGCCGAGCACAATGCGATTACCCTTGGCGGCATTCGATCCACCGGGCTCAGTTCCGCTCTCGGTCTCGCGCAACATGCTCTGAACCTGCATGGTGGCGCAGACCGCGGCGAGTTCTCCTCCAAGGCGACACCGAAGGTGTGCATGCCAAATCTTGCCGAGAGCAGATCGCGGGACTGGCAAGCCGAAAACCACGGCGACATCGTCTGCCACTGCGAGATGGTCACACGCCGCGAGATCGAAGCGACACTGAGCAGCCCGCTTCCGCCTGGCGATTTCGGTGGCCTGCGGCGGCGCACGCGCGCAGGGATGGGATGCTGCCAAGGCTTCTACTGCAACGCCAAGCTTGCCGAAATCAGCAAGGGCTGTCTCGCTACACCGCTTGCGGTCGATCAGGAGGGCGGCAAATGA
- a CDS encoding ABC transporter substrate-binding protein, whose protein sequence is MDELNYLSSLVAKGRMSRRDFLGRSVVFGLGLVAAESLLSTAARAEGPVRGGTIKIGMQGGASTDSLDPGLATNQVTAMINHLWGETLVWLAPDGSPIPVLAEEWSASPDAKTWTFTIRKGVQFHDGRTLKPDDVVATIERHSDESAKSGALGILKGIETVKADGDAVVFTLKEANADMPFLMIDYHLVIQPNGGKDNPEAAIGTGPYKLAGSEAGVRYNATRFENYWASDSVGFVEQVEIVVINDATARIAAMQSGQVHMINRIEPKTVALLKNMPRVTIRNVSGRGFYPFNMFCDTAPFDNKDLRLALKYAMDRETMIERILQGYGSVGNDAPINKAYPLYEAIEQRAYDPEKAAFHFKKSGHSGAVVLRTSEVAFPGAVDAAVLYQESAKKAGIEIDVKREPGDGYWSNVWNVQPFSTSYWGGRPTQDQMYSTGYISSADWNDTRFRNERFDKLVIAARAELDETKRRAMYRDVSEMMRDEGGLIAPMFNDFIDGVGENIRGWVDNPAGELMNGDAPLRCWLSA, encoded by the coding sequence ATGGATGAATTGAACTATCTCTCCAGCCTCGTTGCAAAAGGCCGGATGTCGCGTCGCGACTTTCTCGGCCGCAGCGTCGTGTTCGGCCTGGGCCTTGTTGCCGCGGAGTCCCTGCTGTCTACCGCCGCAAGGGCTGAAGGGCCGGTGCGCGGCGGAACAATCAAGATCGGCATGCAGGGCGGCGCATCAACCGACAGCCTCGACCCGGGGCTTGCCACAAATCAGGTCACGGCGATGATCAATCATTTGTGGGGCGAGACTCTTGTCTGGCTGGCGCCGGATGGTTCGCCGATTCCGGTTCTTGCAGAAGAATGGAGCGCCTCGCCGGATGCCAAGACCTGGACTTTCACGATCCGCAAGGGCGTGCAGTTCCACGACGGTAGGACATTGAAACCGGACGACGTCGTTGCCACAATCGAACGTCATTCGGATGAAAGCGCAAAATCCGGGGCGCTCGGCATTCTCAAAGGCATCGAAACGGTCAAGGCGGACGGCGACGCCGTCGTCTTCACCCTCAAGGAAGCCAATGCCGACATGCCCTTTCTGATGATCGACTATCATCTGGTGATCCAGCCGAACGGCGGAAAGGACAATCCTGAAGCCGCAATCGGCACCGGACCTTACAAACTTGCCGGCAGCGAGGCGGGCGTCCGCTACAACGCGACCCGCTTTGAAAACTATTGGGCCAGCGATAGCGTTGGTTTCGTCGAGCAGGTGGAGATCGTTGTCATCAACGACGCCACGGCGCGCATCGCCGCCATGCAGAGCGGCCAGGTGCATATGATCAACCGGATCGAGCCGAAAACCGTCGCACTACTTAAGAATATGCCGAGGGTCACGATCCGCAACGTATCCGGTCGCGGCTTCTACCCGTTCAACATGTTCTGCGACACGGCACCCTTCGATAACAAGGACCTGCGCCTCGCCCTCAAATACGCGATGGATCGCGAGACGATGATCGAACGCATTCTGCAAGGCTACGGCTCGGTCGGCAACGATGCCCCCATCAACAAGGCCTATCCGCTCTACGAGGCGATCGAACAGCGCGCCTACGATCCCGAGAAAGCGGCTTTCCACTTCAAGAAGTCCGGACACAGCGGCGCCGTCGTGCTGCGCACCTCGGAAGTCGCGTTTCCAGGTGCGGTCGATGCTGCGGTTCTTTATCAGGAAAGCGCCAAGAAAGCCGGCATCGAGATCGACGTCAAGCGCGAACCCGGCGACGGTTACTGGTCGAATGTCTGGAATGTGCAACCTTTCTCGACCTCCTATTGGGGCGGGCGGCCGACACAAGACCAGATGTATTCCACCGGTTACATCTCGTCGGCGGACTGGAACGATACCCGCTTCAGGAATGAGCGCTTCGATAAACTCGTGATCGCCGCGCGTGCGGAACTGGACGAGACGAAGCGGCGGGCGATGTATCGGGATGTGTCGGAGATGATGCGCGACGAGGGCGGACTGATTGCGCCAATGTTCAACGACTTTATCGACGGCGTCGGCGAAAACATCCGGGGCTGGGTGGACAATCCCGCCGGCGAGCTCATGAACGGCGACGCACCGCTGCGGTGCTGGCTCAGCGCCTGA
- a CDS encoding FGGY family carbohydrate kinase → MRVASIDQGTTSTRCLVVEDGGEWKIVASRKHGQDHPFAGWVEHDPHELLKNIVTVLDAAGRVDAVAIANQGESCLAWDAETKEALSPVIVWQDSRTAKYLADLGSDAEEISKRICGLPLDPYFSASKLAWLLRHVPSIEEAYKAGRLRLGTTDAFFLDSLAGVFATDLATASRTGLLDLATGMWSDELCALHGVPKECLPRIANVNDDFGQINGIPVKASIVDQQAALFGHGCRAPGDCKITFGTGAFLLAVSGSERPPRSELLPTVAWALKDSGTAFAIEGGVYDAGSALEWARNIGLYSALEELGVFEGPSALSRGIIFVPALSGLAAPYWDRTAAPMFIGMDHATDRRDLVRAVLEGIAMLTVGLIKAASDVTDLGPSISIDGGLSQSAYFAQFLASASNRTITVPSMHELTALGLAELCGLDVTAARARSTRYEPDGSVTEAHHALFKKAVERSRGWRD, encoded by the coding sequence ATGCGCGTCGCATCAATTGACCAAGGAACCACATCAACCCGATGCCTGGTCGTGGAAGACGGGGGCGAATGGAAGATCGTCGCCAGCCGCAAGCATGGTCAGGATCATCCATTCGCGGGCTGGGTCGAGCATGATCCGCACGAGCTTCTAAAGAATATCGTCACCGTTCTGGATGCGGCCGGGAGGGTCGATGCGGTCGCCATCGCAAACCAGGGTGAGAGCTGCCTGGCATGGGATGCCGAGACCAAGGAAGCGCTTTCTCCCGTGATCGTGTGGCAGGATTCCCGAACGGCGAAGTATCTTGCCGATCTGGGGAGCGACGCTGAGGAAATCTCCAAGCGCATCTGCGGTCTTCCGCTTGATCCGTATTTCTCAGCCAGTAAGCTCGCCTGGCTCCTCCGTCATGTTCCGAGCATCGAGGAAGCCTACAAAGCAGGCCGCCTTCGCCTCGGAACGACCGACGCATTCTTCCTCGACTCCCTGGCGGGCGTGTTCGCCACCGATCTTGCGACGGCTTCGCGCACCGGTCTCCTTGATCTCGCGACGGGTATGTGGAGCGATGAGCTTTGCGCCCTGCACGGCGTTCCCAAGGAATGCCTCCCGCGCATCGCGAACGTCAACGACGATTTCGGCCAGATCAACGGCATTCCCGTGAAGGCCTCCATCGTGGACCAGCAGGCGGCCCTATTCGGTCATGGATGCCGTGCGCCCGGCGACTGCAAGATAACGTTTGGAACGGGGGCATTCCTGCTCGCTGTCAGCGGCAGCGAACGCCCGCCGCGCTCAGAACTGCTTCCGACCGTCGCCTGGGCATTGAAGGACAGCGGCACGGCCTTTGCCATCGAAGGCGGCGTCTACGACGCGGGATCAGCGCTCGAGTGGGCCAGAAACATCGGCCTTTATTCTGCATTGGAAGAGCTGGGCGTGTTTGAAGGCCCGTCAGCTTTGAGCCGCGGGATCATCTTCGTCCCGGCGCTTTCCGGTCTTGCAGCCCCTTACTGGGATCGAACCGCTGCTCCGATGTTTATCGGCATGGACCATGCCACGGATCGGAGAGACCTCGTCCGCGCCGTCCTGGAAGGCATCGCGATGCTCACAGTTGGACTGATCAAGGCCGCCTCCGATGTCACGGACCTTGGTCCCAGTATCTCGATCGATGGCGGGCTCTCGCAAAGCGCATATTTTGCCCAGTTCCTCGCATCGGCCAGCAATCGCACCATTACCGTTCCCTCGATGCACGAACTGACGGCCCTTGGGCTTGCGGAGCTCTGTGGTCTTGACGTTACCGCAGCCCGCGCCAGGAGCACGCGCTACGAGCCCGACGGATCGGTCACCGAAGCACACCACGCGTTGTTCAAAAAAGCCGTCGAACGATCGCGCGGCTGGCGCGACTGA
- a CDS encoding PLP-dependent aminotransferase family protein encodes MILDTESDRPLYLQLYAGLREMILSGAISGGTRIPSTRVLSESLGISRFTVVTAIDQLVAEGYLNSVRGSGTYVETVPRRQTRPFDASVNGKDTPPDRFEDMLSRRGQALTWRTSLTLNDGSQHLHMATPDHRLFPVDIWSRLTKEVYAEGDFRIVNYREILRPSLLEEQIARHIAVSRGIRCEPEEVVTTLGAHHAVTLLAELLLDPGDTVAFEEPGMAAIRSIFQSSDCKIEPMYVDASGPDPHTVVNRDVKLAFVTAAKQQPMTIAMPMKRKLEMLHWAADRGTLIIEDDLGSEFRYRGGPIPPLKALDQAGQVIYVGAFSMTLLQSLRVGYMIMPKALAEKCRRLIQVRYRALPQFTEQIVGRLIEDGHYVRHLHRMRRIYAKRQNRLLQILRSDFADIFEPPEFASGFYNLCYYRDQSVDEDALLIRCRHNNLGVEQLSYYYANRISPRKALLVGFAASNEDEIQFSTKLLKRCLEAT; translated from the coding sequence TTGATACTCGATACCGAAAGCGATCGCCCGCTGTACCTTCAGCTCTATGCCGGGTTACGGGAAATGATTCTTTCGGGCGCGATTTCCGGCGGGACGCGCATCCCCTCTACACGTGTTCTCTCGGAAAGCCTCGGGATATCCCGCTTCACCGTTGTGACAGCGATCGACCAGCTCGTCGCCGAGGGTTATCTCAACTCCGTGCGAGGCAGCGGCACCTATGTGGAAACCGTTCCACGTCGCCAAACTCGACCATTCGATGCTTCCGTCAACGGCAAGGATACTCCCCCGGATCGCTTCGAAGATATGCTTTCCCGGCGAGGGCAGGCGCTGACATGGCGCACCTCGCTGACCTTGAATGACGGCTCGCAGCATCTGCATATGGCAACGCCCGACCACCGGCTGTTTCCGGTGGATATCTGGTCGCGGCTGACGAAAGAAGTCTATGCGGAAGGCGACTTCCGTATCGTCAATTACCGCGAGATCTTACGTCCCTCCCTGCTCGAAGAGCAGATCGCCCGTCATATCGCCGTCAGTCGCGGTATTCGATGCGAGCCTGAGGAGGTGGTGACGACACTTGGCGCGCATCATGCAGTCACGCTTCTCGCTGAATTGCTGCTCGATCCTGGCGACACGGTCGCGTTCGAGGAGCCGGGCATGGCGGCGATTCGGTCTATTTTCCAATCTTCCGACTGCAAGATCGAGCCGATGTACGTCGATGCATCGGGGCCGGATCCGCACACGGTCGTCAACCGCGACGTCAAGCTCGCCTTCGTCACGGCTGCCAAACAGCAGCCCATGACCATCGCGATGCCGATGAAGCGCAAGCTGGAAATGCTGCATTGGGCGGCCGATCGCGGTACGCTGATCATCGAGGACGATCTGGGCAGCGAGTTCCGCTATCGGGGCGGCCCCATTCCGCCCCTGAAAGCGCTCGATCAAGCTGGCCAAGTCATTTATGTCGGTGCCTTCAGTATGACGCTGCTGCAATCGCTGCGCGTCGGCTACATGATCATGCCGAAGGCGCTTGCGGAAAAATGCCGCCGGCTGATTCAGGTTCGCTACAGGGCACTGCCGCAATTTACCGAGCAGATCGTTGGCCGCCTTATCGAAGACGGCCACTATGTTCGTCATCTGCACAGGATGCGCCGTATCTACGCCAAACGACAGAACCGGCTCCTGCAAATCCTGCGGTCGGATTTTGCCGATATTTTCGAACCGCCCGAATTCGCATCGGGGTTTTACAATCTTTGCTATTACAGGGATCAGTCGGTCGATGAGGATGCGCTCCTGATCCGCTGCCGGCACAACAATCTCGGCGTCGAACAACTGTCCTACTATTACGCAAACCGGATATCGCCGCGAAAGGCGCTTCTTGTCGGCTTTGCTGCATCGAATGAAGATGAGATTCAGTTCTCAACGAAACTGTTGAAGCGCTGTTTGGAGGCGACATAA
- a CDS encoding FAD-dependent oxidoreductase has translation MSQSDVIIIGGGPSGVAAAIAMRKAGVGKITLLERERYLGGATRHCSHSPFGMFEFGRVYFGAAYGRRLEQEIAKYGIDLRYGHSVARLGEDGELLVTNPDGLQTLSTQRVLVTTGVRETTRAARLVTGDRPVGVVTTGTLQSYVAFHNMMPFKRPVIVGSELVTFSAIWTCLSHGARPAAVLEPRSHSLVRGPLNWFPSLMGIPFHRGAQVVDILGRGRVEAVRIQHGDIVETVECDGVLFSGGFTPEASLFLTSGLAVDWGSAGPAVDQDGRCENPRYFAAGNVLRAVETGGWAFREGRAIGTALAADLLGNASKAAPIKVTYDDPIKLVVPNLLRNGAVLPGGLKDFQLRFRRRAKGSLSLAIDGREVWQRKETWRPESRIIVPRPKNSTDAQSVHFSFSEEE, from the coding sequence ATGAGCCAGTCCGACGTTATCATTATCGGCGGAGGTCCTTCTGGCGTCGCGGCCGCAATTGCGATGCGCAAGGCCGGCGTTGGGAAGATCACTCTCCTTGAGAGAGAGCGTTACCTTGGCGGCGCGACGCGGCACTGCAGCCATTCACCCTTCGGAATGTTCGAGTTCGGCCGCGTTTATTTTGGCGCTGCGTATGGCCGTCGCCTGGAACAGGAAATCGCCAAGTACGGCATCGACCTCCGCTATGGCCACTCTGTTGCCCGACTTGGAGAAGACGGCGAACTTCTTGTCACGAACCCCGATGGTCTCCAGACCCTGTCAACCCAGCGTGTGCTTGTGACGACCGGGGTGCGGGAAACGACGCGCGCCGCACGACTCGTGACGGGCGATCGTCCGGTCGGCGTCGTAACGACAGGCACTTTGCAATCCTATGTCGCCTTCCACAATATGATGCCATTCAAACGCCCCGTCATTGTTGGATCGGAACTCGTGACGTTCTCCGCGATCTGGACATGCCTCAGCCATGGTGCGCGTCCCGCCGCGGTTCTTGAGCCGAGATCACATTCCCTGGTGCGCGGGCCGCTGAACTGGTTCCCGTCGCTGATGGGTATTCCGTTCCACCGCGGTGCGCAGGTCGTCGATATTCTCGGCCGCGGCCGCGTCGAGGCCGTAAGGATCCAGCATGGCGATATCGTCGAAACAGTCGAATGTGACGGCGTTCTATTTTCCGGTGGGTTCACGCCCGAGGCCTCGCTGTTCCTCACATCCGGGCTTGCCGTCGATTGGGGTAGCGCCGGTCCGGCAGTCGATCAGGATGGCCGCTGCGAAAACCCTCGCTACTTTGCGGCGGGAAACGTGCTCCGAGCCGTCGAGACCGGTGGATGGGCATTCCGCGAGGGCAGGGCTATTGGAACGGCCCTCGCTGCGGACCTTCTCGGCAACGCCTCGAAGGCGGCTCCGATCAAGGTCACTTACGACGATCCGATCAAGCTTGTCGTGCCGAACCTTCTGCGGAATGGAGCAGTGCTCCCTGGCGGCTTGAAGGATTTTCAACTGCGCTTTCGGCGCAGGGCCAAGGGGAGCCTCTCATTGGCCATCGATGGACGCGAGGTCTGGCAACGCAAAGAAACGTGGCGGCCGGAAAGCCGGATCATTGTCCCACGGCCCAAAAATTCGACTGACGCGCAAAGCGTCCACTTCAGCTTCAGCGAGGAAGAGTGA